The Hymenobacter swuensis DY53 genome includes the window TAGCGTGCGTGCCCGCGCCGGCAAAGCCCACAGCCGGAAAGTACGGGGCGTTGCGCAGCGGGTCACGGCCCCAGACCACCGTCACTGAGTCGGTTACCGGGCTGACGCGCACCAGCAGGTTGGCGTCGTTGGTGATAAACAGCAGATTACCCCGGACATCGGTGGCGGCCGAAATCCAGACGTTGCCGGAGCCCTGGGCCGGCAGTTCCCAAGTGGTGTAGCCGCCCTGGCGCGTGGTGGGATTATAGCGGTACACCCGTTCGGGCTGGTCGGTGGGTGATTTGGTGACGGAATACAGGCAGTTGTCAAACCCTTTGGCCAGCGCGTACGACTGAAACGGCAGTACCCGCCGATGTACCCGGGGCGGAGCCGTCAGGTCGGCCGCCGCAAACTCGTGAATAGTGCGGCAGTCGTCTTCCCAAATGCCATCATGCACCCGCAAAGCGGCAATACCATACAGCTTATCGTCGCAGAGCTGATCGGCGTAGCGGCGGCTGGGCCGGCCGGGTCCGACAAACCCGAAGGAGGCAACCAACTGCCGCCCCGCCGCCAGATACTGCGCATCATGAGCGGCAGCAGCCCGGTATTCCAGCTGAAACTGGTAGCCGCCCCGCCATAACAGCCGGCCCACTACGCGGGTGCGGGCTGCCGTATCGGCGTACGTATACTCGTAGTGGAGTTCCTGGTACGGGCCGGCATCGTGCTGGTCGAGGCGCACTACCCGGACCTGCGGCAACAGCAGCAGGGCCTGCCACACCGAGTCGGCCGGGTCAGCTGCCAGAGGCGGCTGGTTCAGCCGGCTCGCGGGCAGCGGCTGACTCGTGAGCTGCACCACGGCAGGGGCCGCTGCCCAGGCAGTACCCGCGTAGAAACTCACGTTGGGCGCGGCCTGCTCCCGTACCTGCCAGCCGTGCGGATATGTGACCTGGTAGCCGGTGCCGGCATCGGTAAACGTTTGCCAGTCGGTAAGGGCCTGCGCCCCGGCCGGCCAGCTAACCACAACCGCACCCAGCAGCAACGAAACAAAACGCATCAGCCGCAGCCAACCCGGGATAGATACCATTCCGCAAAAATACAGAAGCGGTTGTTATTTTCGTTTCCCGCAGTCTTTCACCTGTTTTTCAGGCTGGTTATCCGCCTGGACACTTACACTATTTCTTTACAAAATCCTATAGCATCACAACACCTACGCGGGCCATCGTCACCGTATCGGCCTGCGTATAGCGAGTGAGCAGGCCATGTTCTGACAAGAACCTAAGAAAGCAGGCTTACTGCTCAAACACGGCCAACTGCGAGGGCGCGCCTACTTCCGCGTATTCCGGGCCCAGCGGCTCCAGGCGCACCCGGTAGCCGTGGCGAGCAGCCACACCTTCGGCCCAGGCCGCAAACTCGGCCCGGGTCCACTCAAAGCGGTGGTCCTGGTGGCGGAACTCACCGGCCGAAAGAGTTTCGTAGCGCTGGTTGTAGTCGGCATTGGGGGTGGTGACGAGCACGCTGCCGGGCCGGGCGCGGGCAAATACTACCTGCTCGAAGGCAGCCAGCCGGTTTTCATCGAGGTGCTCAATTACTTCCACCACAGCCGCCGCCTCGTAGCCAGCCAAACGTGCATCGTGGTAGAGCACCGAGCCTTGGGCCAGGGTGAGCCGCTCGCGCTGGCGCGGGGGCATTTCCGCAACGTGCAGCCGCTGCTGGGCCCGTTCCAGTTCCCGCCACGACACATCCAGGGCCAGAACGTGCTCAATCTGCGGGTTTTGCAGCAGCCGGCGCACCAGCTTGCCTTCCCCACAGCCCAGGTCCAGGACCCGCTTAGCCCCCAACCGCCGGATTTCTTCGGCCACGCGGTCCAGGCGCAGGTCGTGCAGCTTCTGCTTTGCCCCTACCGCTTCCGGCTCGTGCCGGGCTGCTTCTTCCGCCACCAGCTCCAACACCTCATCCGAGGCTTCCGCGTCGGCGGCCAGCAGGCGTTCCAGCGTGGGATTCACGTACTCAGCAAAGCGCAGGTAACGCCGCGTAATAAACTCCCGCTCAGGGTGCTGCGCCAGCCAGCCGGCACCCCGGCGCAGCAGCTTTTCGGCTTCCTCCCGGTTAATCCAATAATGCTTATCCCCCCGGTCCAGTACCGGGATGAGCACGTACAGGTGACTGAGCAGATCCTGCAGACGCAGGGCCGGGTGGCGCAGCCGCAACGTGAAGTAGCGGCTGCTTCCCCACTCCGGTCGGGTCGGGTCGAGCAGGTGCGCTTCGGTTTCCACCGCGTAGCCCAGAGGCGCGAACAGCCGCTGCAGCTGCTCGGCGCTGGCGGCGGGCATCACCGCCACGGTGGCTTCGAGGGGCAGCAGCGTATCGGGCAGCTCGGGCCGGTCTTTGCAGGTGCCGTTCATGGCCGTATTGAAGGCTCTCGACAGCGCGGTGCTCAGGAAAGAAGAAGCCACGTAGGGCCGGTCGTTCACATACTGTTCCAGCGCGAAGCCCTCCCCGGCCGGCCCCCGGTGGTTGCGCACCAGGGCCACGGGGTCAATGTCAAGCAGCAGGGCCACGGTGCAGCGCTCCGCCGTGGCTTCGGGGTAAAAGATGTGCGCCTGGCCGGCGGTTATGTCCACCGTCTGGAGACGGGCGGGGTTCTTGTGCAGCAGGTAGCCTAAATCGGTGGCGGGCTGGTGGGTGGTAGTGATGGTAAGGAGCATGGCCTCTAGCAGATAAAATACACGAGGCGGCAAGATACGCAGCCGCTAACCGGCACCAAGCCCGCGCCGACGCCTACAGCCACGCCCCCGCTACCAGGCGGCCGCCGTATCGGTGAGGGCCAGCAGAAAGGCTTTGAGGGCTTTTTGGTCGGCGGCGGAGAGGTGGAGCTTATCGGGAGGCAGCGTCTGGTTGGGCACGTTCAGGCCCAGCCCGCTGCCGCCGCCTTCGTTGTAGAACTCAATAACCTGCTCCAGGGTGCGGTAGGCCCCATTGTGCATGTAGGGCGCGGTAAGGGCCACGTTGCGCACCGTCGGAATCTTGAAGGAATGGCGCAGCTGCGGCAGCTGCACCTGGGCGTAGCGGCCCTGATCGGCATCCAGGTGGCGGGCGGCGGGCGTGGCCGGCACCCCCAGCACTTCCGATTCGGCCTCGGTGAAGCCCGGCGGTACAGTGCCGTTGAACAGCGGCGCGAAGTGGCAGGTACCGCACTTGCCAGCCCCCATAAACACGTTGAACCCCCGGATTTCCTCGGGCCTCAACACCCCGCGCCGGCCGCGCATATGCTGGTCGAAGCGGGAATTGAGCCGAATGAGGCTTCGCTCGTAGGCCGCCAAAGCCGTCTGAATCCGGACCGGCGTGATGGTGGGCTCCGCGCCTACCTCACTGCCCGGAAACGCCGCCCGGAACTGCCGCACGTAGGCGGGGCTACGCTGCAGCTGGCGGGCCGCCGTTTCCAGGGAGCCGTGCATTTCGTCGGGGTTGCCGACCACATCCACGGCCTGGTTTTCAAGGGTAGCGGAGCGTAGGTCGTAGAACTGGCCGGCCTGCAGCGCGGCGTTGAGAATGGTGGGCGTATTGCGGTGAACAAGGCCGCCCGGCGTGAGGGTGGCGTTTTTGGCGAGGCCGTCCGTGAAGGCCTTGTCGGGCTGGTGGCAGCTGGCGCAGGAGCGGCCATTGCCCCCCGACAGCACCGGGTCCTGGAACAACTGGCGCCCCAGGGCTACGCGGGCGGCGGTGCGGTAGTGGCGGGCGGTGGGG containing:
- a CDS encoding OmpA family protein, whose protein sequence is MRFVSLLLGAVVVSWPAGAQALTDWQTFTDAGTGYQVTYPHGWQVREQAAPNVSFYAGTAWAAAPAVVQLTSQPLPASRLNQPPLAADPADSVWQALLLLPQVRVVRLDQHDAGPYQELHYEYTYADTAARTRVVGRLLWRGGYQFQLEYRAAAAHDAQYLAAGRQLVASFGFVGPGRPSRRYADQLCDDKLYGIAALRVHDGIWEDDCRTIHEFAAADLTAPPRVHRRVLPFQSYALAKGFDNCLYSVTKSPTDQPERVYRYNPTTRQGGYTTWELPAQGSGNVWISAATDVRGNLLFITNDANLLVRVSPVTDSVTVVWGRDPLRNAPYFPAVGFAGAGTHANFCLDDTGTLYEVYSTNGTLLKIDLHTQQPAPAPLPLTGLPAQGGYSDLLMQQDTSGRRRLYVAGPKSVYEIDLARQQATYVRRGVYTDLAGCNLFRPNQAASLPVPPSPPAATWLGRVLAADSQAPLPQARLSVVGPGTSAAGRTLTAAGEFLVTGVPAQPYQVRVQLPGYLPLDTVYQLPAGPSFQDIVLRPLHPGVLLRLDNVEFEQGKAVLLPSSAPDLNRLVDLLATSPELTIELRGHTDNQGDPQLNVQLSEQRVAVVKAYLVSHGVAAERITGLGLGGIEPRASNEQEATRRLNRRVEFRITGGL
- a CDS encoding 3' terminal RNA ribose 2'-O-methyltransferase Hen1, yielding MLLTITTTHQPATDLGYLLHKNPARLQTVDITAGQAHIFYPEATAERCTVALLLDIDPVALVRNHRGPAGEGFALEQYVNDRPYVASSFLSTALSRAFNTAMNGTCKDRPELPDTLLPLEATVAVMPAASAEQLQRLFAPLGYAVETEAHLLDPTRPEWGSSRYFTLRLRHPALRLQDLLSHLYVLIPVLDRGDKHYWINREEAEKLLRRGAGWLAQHPEREFITRRYLRFAEYVNPTLERLLAADAEASDEVLELVAEEAARHEPEAVGAKQKLHDLRLDRVAEEIRRLGAKRVLDLGCGEGKLVRRLLQNPQIEHVLALDVSWRELERAQQRLHVAEMPPRQRERLTLAQGSVLYHDARLAGYEAAAVVEVIEHLDENRLAAFEQVVFARARPGSVLVTTPNADYNQRYETLSAGEFRHQDHRFEWTRAEFAAWAEGVAARHGYRVRLEPLGPEYAEVGAPSQLAVFEQ
- a CDS encoding cytochrome-c peroxidase: MFQPLFIAFRACAPLVAAVLLAFAGACSRSGAPASGAVNSTAQRVHQHVAQDLARLGKHVHQQLLPLARRGTSPDSLRRSFRVARLLYKRVEPFTEYYMPGTARLLNGPPIGEVEVAENKDFEPGGLQVIEALLYPRYEPGRQADLVREVVALHREINNARTRWEVQQLTDAHVFDVLRLQVFRVVALGVSGFDTPLSPAATLPETAAALAALRPILSSYAPSPAAPASGAYETAQRQLTQAERYVRLHPGFSDFNRLTFITEHANPLGRALLACQQRLGIAPFREVRALRPDAATLFDSAAFDPDFYAPTARHYRTAARVALGRQLFQDPVLSGGNGRSCASCHQPDKAFTDGLAKNATLTPGGLVHRNTPTILNAALQAGQFYDLRSATLENQAVDVVGNPDEMHGSLETAARQLQRSPAYVRQFRAAFPGSEVGAEPTITPVRIQTALAAYERSLIRLNSRFDQHMRGRRGVLRPEEIRGFNVFMGAGKCGTCHFAPLFNGTVPPGFTEAESEVLGVPATPAARHLDADQGRYAQVQLPQLRHSFKIPTVRNVALTAPYMHNGAYRTLEQVIEFYNEGGGSGLGLNVPNQTLPPDKLHLSAADQKALKAFLLALTDTAAAW